From one Lolium rigidum isolate FL_2022 chromosome 4, APGP_CSIRO_Lrig_0.1, whole genome shotgun sequence genomic stretch:
- the LOC124649165 gene encoding SAGA-associated factor 11-like isoform X2 has product MSSSNDAPVSPRSQLALSCFEELLDLAVADVASECHRIARLGLDRSVDAEEEELRAWAARAAADHPGAEDGGATRGTGGGGGNKGAPDVFGQTHPAIAADVVDCMNCGRPVVAGRFAPHLEKCMGKGRKARPKTTRSSTAGRNRSSNGEEHSNHTFQES; this is encoded by the exons ATGTCGTCCTCCAACgacgcccccgtcagccctcgatCCCAG CTCGCTCTGAGCTGCTTCGAGGAGCTCCTCGACCTCGCGGTGGCGGACGTCGCGTCGGAGTGCCACCGCATCGCGCGCCTCGGCCTGGACCGCAGCGtcgacgccgaggaggaggagctccgcgcctgggccgcgcgcgccgccgccgaccaccCCGGCGCCGAGGACGGAGGCGCCACCCGCGGGACCGGGGGAGGAGGGGGGAACAAGGGCGCGCCCGACGTGTTCGGCCAGACGCACcccgccatcgccgccgatgTCGTCGACTGCATGAACTGcggccgccccgtcgtcgccggccGCTTCGCCCCGCACCTCGAGAAGTGCATGGGCAAG GGTCGCAAAGCTCGTCCAAAGACCACGAGGAGCAGTACAGCCGGACGAAACAGAAGTAGTAATG GGGAGGAGCACAGTAACCATACATTCCAGGAGTCCTGA
- the LOC124649165 gene encoding SAGA-associated factor 11-like isoform X1, producing MSSSNDAPVSPRSQLALSCFEELLDLAVADVASECHRIARLGLDRSVDAEEEELRAWAARAAADHPGAEDGGATRGTGGGGGNKGAPDVFGQTHPAIAADVVDCMNCGRPVVAGRFAPHLEKCMGKGRKARPKTTRSSTAGRNRSSNVVLQGRSTVTIHSRSPDSSAMLLPCFRCLNSI from the exons ATGTCGTCCTCCAACgacgcccccgtcagccctcgatCCCAG CTCGCTCTGAGCTGCTTCGAGGAGCTCCTCGACCTCGCGGTGGCGGACGTCGCGTCGGAGTGCCACCGCATCGCGCGCCTCGGCCTGGACCGCAGCGtcgacgccgaggaggaggagctccgcgcctgggccgcgcgcgccgccgccgaccaccCCGGCGCCGAGGACGGAGGCGCCACCCGCGGGACCGGGGGAGGAGGGGGGAACAAGGGCGCGCCCGACGTGTTCGGCCAGACGCACcccgccatcgccgccgatgTCGTCGACTGCATGAACTGcggccgccccgtcgtcgccggccGCTTCGCCCCGCACCTCGAGAAGTGCATGGGCAAG GGTCGCAAAGCTCGTCCAAAGACCACGAGGAGCAGTACAGCCGGACGAAACAGAAGTAGTAATG TGGTGCTGCAGGGGAGGAGCACAGTAACCATACATTCCAGGAGTCCTGACAGCAGCGCTATGCTACTGCCATGTTTTCGGTGCTTGAACTCCATATGA
- the LOC124647811 gene encoding putative F-box/LRR-repeat protein At3g42770: MNPADEDAMEFIRLDSKDFEGLTAKKFARMVNDRLLVRSNVDLHTFQLHWDEFPGIHVRGMRRWMKYAVNHNVKVLDVILDDYDKTHLPPCIFTCHSLQELNLQWGAPGNDLEHIGRVIPDEIYLPSLKKLTLRDVEFEQSSLNKFIAHSPYLEDIHLIDSLCYLNLIDSKVLKRLTIDGSIDIPPCFTISAPHLISFECMGYELKNISWRDQPTLESAQIDARGTTFDGGCKFTEILVHAKKLALFGLDIKVMLEKELPTCSVFQSLVTLEIGKWYLTEDLFVVLRFLQLSPRLEKLKLIHKSAGEGAETKNRPVDGMTFQCPLLESVTIQCSEGDEGIDKLGNVLVANGVSLDKISVTILVTNKYRKDEIHVTLYEYIKKRALQEKISATEGQVKKARR; encoded by the exons ATGAATCCAGCTGATGAGGATGCCATGGAGTTTATACGCCTTGATTCTAAAGATTTTGAGGGCTTGACGGCCAAAAAGTTTGCTCGTATGGTTAACGACCGTTTGCTCGTCCGTTCCAATGTAGATTTGCACACATTCCAACTACATTGGGATGAGTTTCCTGGCATACACGTCAGAGGCATGCGGAGATGGATGAAGTATGCAGTGAACCACAATGTTAAAGTGCTTGATGTGATACTTGATGATTATGATAAGACTCATTTACCTCCTTGCATCTTCACCTGCCACTCACTTCAGGAGCTGAATTTACAGTGGGGAGCTCCTGGCAATGATCTCGAACATATTGGACGTGTAATACCAGATGAAATCTACCTCCCGTCTCTCAAAAAGTTGACTCTGCGTGATGTGGAATTTGAGCAGTCATCTTTGAACAAGTTCATTGCTCACAGCCCTTACCTTGAAGACATACATTTGATAGATTCATTATGCTATCTTAACCTCATAGACTCCAAGGTGTTAAAAAGGCTGACCATTGATGGCTCCATTGATATCCCACCATGTTTTACAATATCTGCCCCACATCTGATTAGCTTTGAGTGCATGGGTTATGAACTTAAAAATATTTCTTGGAGAGACCAGCCCACTCTAGAGAGTGCACAGATAGATGCTCGTGGGACTACGTTTGATGGTGGATGTAAGTTTACAGAAATTCTTGTGCATGCCAAGAAGCTTGCCTTATTTGGTTTAGACATAAAG GTTATGTTGGAAAAGGAGCTGCCAACATGTTCAGTGTTTCAGAGCCTTGTAACTCTGGAGATTGGCAAATGGTATTTGACTGAGGACTTGTTCGTTGTGCTCCGCTTCCTCCAGCTTTCACCAAGACTAGAAAAGCTCAAGTTGATTCATAAATCG GCTGGAGAaggagcagaaacaaagaatcggccagTTGATGGAATGACCTTTCAATGTCCACTCCTTGAAAGTGTCACGATACAATGCTCCGAGGGCGATGAAGGGATCGACAAGCTAGGGAATGTTCTGGTGGCAAACGGGGTCAGCCTGGACAAAATCAGTGTTACCATTCTAGTGACTAACAAGTACAGGAAGGATGAGATACACGTTACTCTCTATGAATATATCAAGAA